In Vibrio bathopelagicus, the following are encoded in one genomic region:
- a CDS encoding multifunctional CCA addition/repair protein, which yields MLAVKSSSDKTFRGDKLQIYDSLPKERGLQRYLVGGAVRDRLLNIDSYDRDWVVVGSTPQEMESLGFTAVGKDFPVFLHPKTKEEHALARTERKSGSGYTGFECYFAPDVSLEEDLMRRDLTINAIAQDDKGALCDPYHGQQDLDDRILRHVSDAFVEDPLRVLRVARFAAKLHHLNFTIATETMVMMSEIVQSGELAHLTAERVWQEWHKSLSTPHPEVFLSVLKECGALAVVLPEIDALFGVPQPEKWHPEIDTGIHTLMVAQQAALLSSSLPVRFTAQVHDLGKGVTPQVEWPSHKMHCHTGLKIIKKLCERVRVPNEFRDLALLVCEQHSNIHRAGELKPTTFLKVLNKFDVWRKPDRLNDILLCCQADHAGRKGLEDQPYPQKARFEVAYQAALQVEVKSIIADGFQGKDIREEQERRRAAAIESALSELATS from the coding sequence TTGCTCGCAGTAAAGTCCAGCAGTGATAAAACATTTCGAGGTGATAAGTTGCAAATATACGATAGCCTACCAAAAGAGCGTGGGCTACAGCGCTACCTAGTCGGTGGAGCGGTACGCGATAGGCTGCTCAATATTGATAGCTATGATAGAGATTGGGTCGTGGTAGGAAGTACCCCTCAAGAAATGGAAAGCCTTGGCTTTACTGCTGTCGGGAAAGATTTCCCTGTATTCTTACACCCAAAAACCAAAGAAGAGCATGCACTGGCTCGTACTGAGAGGAAATCAGGTTCTGGCTACACAGGTTTTGAGTGTTACTTTGCTCCGGACGTGAGTTTAGAAGAAGACCTGATGCGCCGAGATCTAACGATCAACGCTATCGCTCAAGATGATAAAGGCGCTCTCTGCGATCCTTATCATGGGCAGCAAGATCTTGATGATCGCATTCTAAGACACGTCTCGGACGCTTTTGTTGAAGATCCTCTTCGCGTACTCCGTGTGGCTCGCTTTGCCGCCAAGCTTCACCACCTTAACTTTACGATAGCTACTGAAACTATGGTGATGATGAGTGAGATCGTTCAATCTGGTGAACTGGCACATCTTACGGCAGAGCGTGTTTGGCAAGAGTGGCATAAATCTCTTAGCACACCACATCCTGAAGTGTTCCTTTCTGTACTGAAAGAGTGCGGTGCATTGGCAGTCGTATTACCTGAGATTGACGCTCTATTTGGCGTACCTCAACCCGAAAAATGGCACCCAGAAATCGACACTGGCATTCACACTCTAATGGTTGCTCAGCAAGCTGCGCTATTAAGCTCATCGTTACCAGTACGCTTTACAGCCCAAGTGCATGACTTGGGTAAAGGCGTCACACCACAAGTCGAATGGCCAAGCCACAAAATGCACTGTCATACTGGCTTGAAGATAATTAAGAAGCTATGTGAAAGAGTAAGAGTGCCGAATGAATTCAGAGATCTCGCACTGTTAGTCTGCGAGCAACACTCTAATATTCATCGCGCAGGTGAGCTAAAGCCCACAACTTTCCTCAAGGTTCTGAACAAGTTTGATGTTTGGCGTAAACCAGACAGACTCAACGACATCTTGCTTTGTTGCCAAGCCGATCATGCAGGCCGTAAAGGGTTAGAAGATCAACCTTACCCTCAGAAAGCGCGTTTTGAAGTCGCTTACCAAGCAGCGCTTCAAGTCGAAGTTAAATCGATCATTGCCGATGGTTTTCAAGGCAAAGATATTCGAGAAGAACAAGAGAGGCGCAGAGCTGCTGCGATTGAGAGCGCGTTATCAGAGCTCGCTACTAGTTAA
- a CDS encoding ExeA family protein, producing the protein MYKEYFGFVEMPFSIVPNSRYLFLSQRHQEAMQNLQAGLGEGGGFAMLTGEVGTGKTTVAKAMLSSLDNQTQAGLILNPTFSNTDLLEAICDEFEVEYPERASLKQLSQAIHYFLLDSHAEGIQTLLVIDEAQHLAADVLEQLRLLTNLETDSRKLLKVLLVGQPELQQHLQTTQLRQLAQRITGRYHLLPLNTEEAGKYIAFRLETAGGEQMLFSNRAIKLIAQYTHGIPRFINLVCDKALQLAFHDGEQTPSNETVSRACQQIMAFQADVYHVEKQHAVAAAPKLLKYAALATLSIGLAFTTFNFAPSYIEPWLSTNTSNEAKTEVPAQAQRSLVADTAKLAAEANLAAEPKPSKFALPQDIQQHLMQGTNRSLAVKDLYTLWGYQSSLRDGLCLSEPQSVFVCEQQQSNLADLVELGVPVVLNLELEQESVFAVLYGESDDSVELLINEKLLVMPKRSLEQLWQGDYVAIWKQPLRETLKEGYQGEAVTLLDLLLSEVLGEVVSGNDVFDNELKMKVEAFQIWQGMSVDGIAGKRTLARLQRLAQLDSPKLMSLDGGAS; encoded by the coding sequence ATGTATAAGGAATATTTTGGCTTCGTTGAGATGCCATTTTCGATTGTACCAAATTCTCGCTATTTGTTTTTGAGTCAGCGTCACCAAGAAGCAATGCAGAACCTACAAGCCGGTTTAGGCGAAGGTGGGGGCTTTGCGATGCTTACTGGTGAAGTGGGTACAGGAAAAACAACGGTCGCCAAAGCGATGTTGTCATCACTCGATAATCAGACTCAAGCTGGCCTTATACTTAACCCTACGTTTTCCAATACGGATTTACTGGAAGCGATTTGTGATGAGTTCGAGGTCGAGTACCCTGAACGAGCATCGTTGAAACAGCTCAGCCAAGCGATTCATTATTTCCTGCTTGATAGTCATGCTGAAGGTATTCAAACCTTACTGGTAATTGACGAGGCTCAACATCTCGCAGCCGATGTGTTGGAGCAGCTACGTCTTCTAACCAATCTAGAAACAGACAGTCGTAAGCTGTTAAAAGTGCTGCTGGTTGGCCAACCGGAATTGCAGCAGCATCTACAGACCACTCAGCTACGTCAGCTTGCACAGCGCATTACGGGTCGTTATCACTTACTGCCTCTTAATACTGAAGAGGCAGGCAAGTACATCGCGTTTCGTTTGGAAACTGCGGGTGGCGAGCAGATGTTATTTTCGAATCGTGCTATCAAGCTGATCGCTCAATATACTCATGGCATTCCAAGATTTATCAATCTGGTGTGTGATAAAGCACTGCAGTTAGCTTTTCATGATGGTGAGCAAACGCCCTCGAATGAGACGGTTAGCCGAGCTTGTCAGCAGATCATGGCTTTTCAGGCTGATGTGTATCATGTTGAAAAACAGCACGCAGTTGCTGCGGCACCAAAGCTACTCAAATATGCCGCTTTAGCGACGTTAAGCATTGGCTTAGCCTTTACTACTTTTAACTTCGCCCCGTCATACATAGAGCCATGGCTATCGACTAACACTTCAAACGAAGCTAAAACCGAAGTGCCGGCACAAGCGCAACGCTCATTGGTGGCAGATACGGCTAAGTTAGCGGCAGAGGCTAACTTAGCAGCAGAGCCGAAGCCTTCAAAGTTTGCATTACCACAAGATATTCAACAGCATTTAATGCAAGGAACTAACCGTTCTCTTGCGGTTAAAGATCTCTATACCTTATGGGGATATCAATCTTCTTTGCGTGATGGTTTGTGTTTAAGTGAACCTCAGAGCGTGTTCGTGTGTGAGCAACAACAGTCCAACCTAGCGGATTTAGTAGAGCTTGGGGTACCTGTGGTTCTCAATCTTGAACTCGAACAAGAGTCGGTATTCGCCGTGCTTTATGGGGAGTCTGACGACTCGGTTGAACTACTCATTAACGAGAAGTTGCTGGTGATGCCTAAGCGCTCGTTAGAGCAGCTGTGGCAAGGTGATTATGTCGCGATTTGGAAACAACCACTGAGAGAAACCCTAAAAGAGGGTTATCAAGGCGAAGCCGTAACATTATTGGATTTACTGTTGTCTGAAGTGTTAGGTGAAGTCGTTTCAGGAAATGATGTGTTTGATAATGAATTAAAAATGAAAGTCGAAGCCTTTCAGATCTGGCAGGGGATGTCTGTGGACGGTATTGCTGGCAAACGTACACTGGCAAGATTGCAAAGGTTGGCTCAACTGGATTCACCTAAGTTGATGTCACTTGATGGAGGAGCTAGCTAA
- a CDS encoding general secretion pathway protein GspB — translation MSRIMQELKQSELRGYQSHHVPNSAVAISKKRGSSLTIGLLLLLVPSLLVGGALIYQSYSSSSQVLSRSTESMPPNPEDKTIASKAPVTNETVAVTQDESPFLIRTAPTNNELKALPRKEVYAQVNINGTADMDDSNAMLALADVSEPNSELNSEPSTESFEPSSTQSSSSDYSNELQSDSDLLQRLDLSELPPDLALKLESIMGDQQSAPEPMDSRPAESMESPVIELESHGSSLSGVLPKLDLQTHMYSSSETKRWVKVNGHEVAQGDWIGQDIQLLEIKPQSVIIEFNQQKIEIPALYEWKG, via the coding sequence ATGTCACGCATTATGCAAGAGCTCAAACAATCCGAGCTTAGAGGCTACCAAAGCCATCATGTACCTAATTCTGCTGTGGCTATCAGTAAAAAGAGAGGTTCGTCGCTCACTATAGGGCTTCTCCTGCTATTAGTCCCTTCTTTGTTGGTCGGTGGAGCGTTGATTTATCAATCTTATAGTTCCTCATCTCAAGTACTCAGCCGGTCTACTGAATCAATGCCTCCGAATCCTGAAGATAAAACGATCGCTTCAAAGGCGCCAGTAACGAATGAAACCGTGGCAGTTACACAAGATGAGTCACCATTTTTGATTCGCACAGCACCAACAAATAACGAGTTAAAAGCATTACCGCGTAAAGAGGTGTATGCACAAGTGAATATCAACGGCACCGCTGATATGGATGATTCGAACGCCATGCTTGCACTCGCTGATGTCTCTGAACCCAATTCAGAGTTAAATTCTGAGCCAAGTACAGAGAGCTTCGAACCTTCATCGACACAGTCAAGCTCATCCGACTACAGTAATGAGTTGCAATCAGACAGTGATTTACTGCAAAGGCTCGACCTCAGTGAGTTACCACCTGATTTAGCATTGAAGCTTGAATCTATCATGGGTGACCAACAAAGCGCACCTGAGCCAATGGATTCTAGACCTGCTGAAAGTATGGAATCTCCGGTCATCGAGTTAGAATCTCATGGCAGTAGTTTGTCTGGGGTACTGCCAAAGCTAGATTTACAAACTCATATGTACTCGAGTAGTGAAACGAAACGTTGGGTCAAAGTGAATGGTCATGAAGTGGCGCAAGGGGACTGGATTGGACAAGACATTCAGTTGCTAGAGATTAAGCCACAATCGGTGATCATTGAGTTCAATCAGCAGAAGATAGAAATCCCAGCTCTATATGAGTGGAAAGGCTAG
- a CDS encoding TIGR04211 family SH3 domain-containing protein gives MKKLISLVLLAMLAAPAAFAQDRYIADKLFTYMHSGPNNTFRIIGSVDAGEKITYLQTNKSTGYTQVQDNRGRKGWVESKFVSTQESMALRMPKLEKELTEVKGKLANARQSADSEKAGLASSLDSRNKQIAELEQNYSEISQQLTSSQTENRELRAKLDTQKDDLLLKYFMYGGGVAGIGLLLGLILPHIMPRRRKSPNGWS, from the coding sequence GTGAAAAAACTGATTAGCTTAGTTTTGCTCGCAATGCTTGCGGCTCCAGCTGCCTTTGCACAAGACCGTTATATTGCTGACAAACTATTTACTTATATGCATTCTGGCCCAAACAACACATTCCGTATCATCGGTAGTGTTGATGCTGGTGAAAAGATTACTTACCTACAAACTAACAAGAGCACGGGTTACACCCAGGTTCAAGACAACCGCGGCCGTAAAGGCTGGGTAGAAAGTAAGTTTGTAAGCACTCAAGAAAGCATGGCTCTACGTATGCCTAAGCTAGAGAAAGAGCTGACTGAAGTTAAAGGCAAGCTAGCGAATGCTCGTCAAAGTGCAGACAGCGAGAAAGCTGGCCTAGCGAGCTCTCTAGACTCTCGTAACAAGCAAATTGCTGAACTTGAGCAAAACTACAGCGAGATTAGCCAACAGCTAACGAGCTCTCAAACAGAGAACCGTGAGCTACGCGCTAAGCTAGACACGCAAAAAGATGATCTACTACTGAAGTACTTCATGTACGGTGGTGGTGTTGCTGGTATTGGTCTACTTCTTGGCCTTATCCTTCCGCACATTATGCCTCGTCGCAGAAAGTCACCAAACGGCTGGTCGTAA
- a CDS encoding inorganic phosphate transporter, producing the protein MDILANYGTVLIIVAAAFGFLMAIGIGANDVANAMGTSVGSKALTVKQAIIIAMIFEFAGAYLAGGEVTDTIRKGVIETSLFAHQPDVLVYGMMSALLAAGTWLLLASYMGWPVSTTHSIIGAIIGFACVSVGTEAVDWNSVQGIVGSWIVTPLISGIFAYLIFVSAQRLIFDTENPLFNAKRFVPVYMFITTMVIALVTIKKGLKHVGLHLSGTEAWLWAAGVSALVMVGGYLYIQKKFANREEDHGFAGVEGIFSVLMVITACAMAFAHGSNDVANAIGPLSAVVSTVEHMGEISGKSTIAWWILPLGGIGIVVGLATMGHKVMATVGTGITELTPSRGFAAQLATACTVVLASGTGLPISTTQTLVGAVLGVGFARGIAALNLGVVRNIVASWIVTLPAGALLAVVFFYAIQAMFTM; encoded by the coding sequence ATGGATATCCTTGCTAACTACGGCACTGTCCTGATTATTGTTGCAGCAGCTTTCGGTTTCTTGATGGCTATTGGTATTGGTGCAAATGACGTTGCGAATGCAATGGGCACTTCAGTAGGCTCTAAAGCTCTAACCGTTAAACAAGCGATCATTATCGCAATGATCTTTGAATTCGCAGGTGCTTACCTTGCGGGCGGCGAAGTAACAGACACGATCCGTAAAGGTGTTATCGAAACGTCTCTATTCGCTCATCAACCTGATGTACTTGTGTACGGCATGATGTCTGCACTACTAGCTGCTGGTACATGGTTGCTTCTAGCATCATACATGGGCTGGCCAGTATCAACGACTCACTCAATCATCGGTGCAATCATCGGTTTCGCTTGTGTGTCTGTTGGTACAGAAGCCGTAGACTGGAACAGCGTTCAAGGCATTGTGGGTAGTTGGATTGTCACACCGTTGATTTCCGGCATCTTCGCCTATCTCATTTTTGTAAGTGCCCAACGACTGATATTCGATACAGAAAATCCGTTGTTTAACGCTAAGCGTTTTGTGCCTGTGTACATGTTCATTACAACCATGGTCATTGCACTTGTAACGATCAAGAAAGGTCTTAAGCACGTTGGCCTTCACCTAAGTGGTACTGAGGCATGGTTATGGGCAGCAGGAGTTTCTGCTCTAGTCATGGTTGGCGGTTACTTATACATTCAAAAGAAATTTGCTAATCGCGAAGAAGACCATGGCTTTGCAGGCGTTGAAGGTATCTTCAGCGTACTTATGGTTATCACAGCTTGTGCAATGGCATTCGCACACGGTTCAAACGACGTAGCTAACGCGATTGGTCCACTGTCTGCTGTTGTTTCAACTGTTGAGCACATGGGTGAAATCTCCGGTAAGAGCACTATCGCATGGTGGATTCTTCCACTAGGTGGTATTGGTATCGTTGTTGGTCTTGCTACCATGGGTCATAAAGTAATGGCGACTGTGGGTACTGGTATTACAGAACTAACACCTAGCCGTGGTTTCGCAGCTCAGCTTGCAACTGCGTGTACCGTTGTTCTTGCTTCTGGTACTGGCCTTCCAATCTCAACCACACAAACATTAGTTGGTGCGGTATTAGGTGTAGGTTTTGCTCGTGGTATCGCAGCTCTGAACCTAGGCGTTGTGCGTAACATCGTTGCTTCGTGGATTGTAACGCTACCTGCAGGTGCTCTACTTGCTGTTGTGTTCTTCTACGCAATTCAGGCTATGTTTACTATGTAA
- a CDS encoding TIGR00153 family protein, producing the protein MPVNTIMGLFAKSPIKPLQRHVVCVNECCSHLVNFFEVSSKGDWEKASEIRAQISHLEKEADVLKREIRLKLPRGLFMPVDRTDMLELLTQQDKLANLAKDIAGRVYGRQLVIPAPMQQNFIAYVKRCLDAANQAQNVINELDELLETGFKGREVTLVAEMIHQLDVIEDDTDAMQIELRQQLMAIEEGLNPVDIMFLYKILEWVGGIADQAQRVGARLEVMLSRS; encoded by the coding sequence ATGCCAGTAAATACAATTATGGGGTTATTTGCAAAGTCCCCAATTAAACCTTTGCAGCGTCACGTAGTATGCGTGAACGAATGTTGTTCTCACCTAGTTAATTTTTTTGAAGTTTCTTCAAAAGGTGACTGGGAAAAAGCATCTGAAATTCGAGCTCAAATTTCTCACCTTGAGAAAGAAGCTGACGTACTAAAACGTGAAATTCGCCTTAAACTTCCTCGCGGTTTGTTTATGCCAGTTGATCGCACCGACATGTTGGAGCTTTTAACTCAACAAGACAAACTAGCAAACCTAGCGAAAGACATTGCTGGCCGTGTGTATGGTCGTCAACTTGTCATTCCTGCTCCAATGCAACAGAACTTCATCGCTTACGTTAAACGTTGTCTAGATGCAGCGAACCAAGCACAAAACGTAATCAATGAATTAGACGAATTGCTTGAAACTGGCTTTAAAGGCCGTGAAGTAACACTCGTTGCTGAAATGATTCATCAATTAGATGTAATTGAAGATGACACGGACGCGATGCAGATCGAACTACGCCAACAACTTATGGCGATAGAAGAAGGTCTGAATCCAGTTGACATCATGTTCTTGTACAAGATTCTTGAATGGGTTGGTGGTATTGCAGATCAAGCACAGCGTGTTGGCGCTCGTCTTGAAGTAATGCTTTCTCGATCTTAA
- a CDS encoding CYTH and CHAD domain-containing protein: METEIELKFFVSPDFSETLRNKIAETKVLQHSCRELGNIYFDTPDNWLRKHDTGLRIRRFDDVFVQTVKTAGRVVAGLHQRPEYNAEHDSNEPKLSLHPADIWPAGKDIETLQAELTPLFSTNFTREQWLVGMPDGSQVEVAFDQGFVESGGLQEPICEVELELKSGQTDALFTLSRQFCEQGGMRLGNLSKAAKGYRLAQGYQGDEVTPLTLVDTGKTDTVESCFIQSLEHALAHWHYHEQIFTERQSIEALHEISHSLSFIRQTFTIYGGIVPRRASAILRQELKWLEQELDWLKSYDHFEDLLEDKGHVLRKLDARKFLVAELKEMQEQLPDRENLLTLLSSARYTGLLLDLSRWILSRGWQPFLDEKAREQMGRGIEWFSVQQLDRTWADLMEAFPPERVMTSQAYIDQQYRLMRNLYSGVGFASLYDDDERNSFRLPWADMVQGIDDLLALKTLEPLTEKLEGDEKVQLERWLARQEVSILHAMEQTRQISVEVEPYWQD; the protein is encoded by the coding sequence ATGGAAACCGAGATAGAACTGAAGTTTTTTGTTTCTCCTGATTTTTCAGAGACTTTACGCAATAAAATTGCTGAAACTAAAGTACTTCAGCACAGTTGTCGTGAGCTAGGTAACATCTACTTTGACACCCCTGACAACTGGCTACGCAAGCACGATACAGGCTTGCGCATTCGACGTTTTGATGACGTATTTGTACAAACCGTTAAGACCGCAGGTCGCGTGGTTGCTGGCTTGCATCAAAGACCAGAATACAACGCAGAACACGACAGCAATGAGCCTAAGTTATCCTTACATCCTGCGGATATTTGGCCAGCAGGTAAGGACATTGAAACCTTACAAGCAGAGCTGACGCCTTTGTTCTCTACCAACTTTACCCGTGAACAGTGGCTGGTGGGTATGCCTGATGGCAGCCAAGTTGAAGTGGCATTTGACCAAGGTTTTGTCGAGTCTGGTGGCCTACAAGAACCCATTTGCGAAGTCGAATTAGAACTTAAATCAGGTCAAACCGATGCTCTGTTTACTTTGTCTCGTCAATTCTGCGAGCAAGGCGGCATGCGCTTAGGCAACCTTAGCAAAGCGGCTAAGGGCTATCGTCTTGCTCAGGGTTATCAAGGAGATGAAGTCACTCCTTTGACATTAGTTGATACTGGCAAAACTGATACCGTTGAATCGTGTTTCATTCAATCTTTAGAGCATGCTCTCGCTCATTGGCACTATCACGAGCAGATCTTCACAGAGCGCCAATCAATCGAAGCGCTGCATGAGATCAGTCACTCGTTGAGTTTTATCCGTCAAACCTTCACTATTTATGGTGGCATCGTGCCAAGACGCGCGAGTGCTATTTTACGTCAAGAGTTGAAGTGGCTTGAGCAAGAGCTCGATTGGCTGAAAAGCTATGACCATTTCGAAGATTTGTTGGAAGATAAAGGCCACGTGCTGCGTAAACTTGATGCGCGCAAGTTCTTAGTCGCTGAGCTGAAAGAGATGCAGGAACAGCTTCCTGATCGTGAAAACCTGCTTACCTTGTTAAGCTCTGCTCGTTATACCGGTTTGTTGTTAGACCTAAGCCGTTGGATCTTGTCTCGTGGATGGCAACCATTCTTAGATGAGAAAGCGCGTGAGCAAATGGGTCGTGGTATCGAATGGTTTTCGGTGCAGCAACTCGATCGTACATGGGCAGACTTGATGGAAGCTTTCCCGCCAGAGCGAGTTATGACCAGCCAAGCGTATATTGATCAGCAATACCGTTTGATGCGTAATCTATACTCTGGCGTCGGTTTCGCGAGTTTGTATGACGACGATGAGCGCAACAGCTTCCGTTTGCCATGGGCCGATATGGTGCAAGGTATTGATGACTTGCTGGCACTTAAAACATTAGAGCCTTTGACTGAGAAGTTGGAAGGCGATGAGAAGGTTCAGCTAGAGCGTTGGTTGGCTCGTCAAGAAGTGTCCATTCTGCATGCGATGGAACAGACGCGCCAAATCAGTGTCGAGGTTGAGCCATACTGGCAAGACTAA
- a CDS encoding potassium channel family protein: MLNNTKDATKPMSLLSLILSFLALFVISGLLFVPIDKESKQVLIGLDFVICSVFLFQLTIDLFRSQNKKEYLKVHWIDFLASIPMIEPLRFARIFQILRVILVLRSGKRVLRELFRNRKETTLASIILLLVILLTIGAGTILLLEHKDPNANITTGQDALWWAFVTISTVGYGDHYPVTSSGKLVASLVIICGVGVFGMISGLITSLITSPTHHESQRAENKEKHLEKIIEQQQKILERLEKLEQQTKK; the protein is encoded by the coding sequence ATGTTGAATAATACCAAAGACGCCACCAAGCCGATGAGCTTATTGTCACTGATTCTCTCTTTCTTAGCGTTATTTGTGATCTCAGGCTTATTGTTCGTACCGATTGATAAAGAATCGAAACAAGTCCTTATCGGCCTCGATTTTGTAATCTGTAGTGTTTTTCTTTTTCAGCTCACAATTGATCTATTCAGATCACAAAACAAAAAAGAATATCTAAAAGTACACTGGATCGATTTCTTAGCAAGCATCCCTATGATCGAGCCTCTTCGTTTCGCTCGCATTTTTCAGATTTTGCGTGTCATTCTTGTTCTCCGTTCAGGAAAACGTGTTCTCAGAGAACTATTTCGCAATCGTAAAGAAACTACCCTCGCCTCAATTATATTGCTGTTGGTCATTCTCCTGACCATAGGAGCAGGAACAATACTGCTGTTAGAGCACAAAGATCCCAATGCCAACATCACCACTGGACAAGATGCTTTATGGTGGGCTTTCGTCACCATCAGTACGGTGGGATATGGCGATCATTATCCTGTCACAAGCTCAGGAAAATTAGTCGCCTCTCTGGTGATCATTTGCGGTGTGGGGGTGTTTGGTATGATTTCAGGCTTGATTACCTCTTTAATCACCTCTCCAACTCATCACGAGAGTCAACGAGCGGAAAACAAAGAGAAGCATCTTGAGAAAATCATTGAGCAGCAACAAAAAATCTTAGAACGCCTAGAAAAGCTTGAGCAACAGACAAAAAAATAG
- a CDS encoding methyl-accepting chemotaxis protein yields the protein MTKLSFKPWERIISDVRLVPKMIMLMVFSTVLIISKQLWDASTFYDSLLAVTNNAQVAQQHYETYLVQVAWQTALMIVVFVVLLLAAARVMLRQTQYLNDAIKTMADKNLSVPIQMDCKDEYGDVARELEKTRVQLHDMVKAQIASSDELFALTEVMTISMSETKDSAQEEFNEIDQLATAMSEMTSTVQTVAEHAQNASSLTEQASGQALTGQKFVQGSVSKMSELSSDIAASAAAVNQVEERVDSIGSVVGTIQGISEQTNLLALNAAIEAARAGEAGRGFAVVADEVRNLAQRTQQATVEIQDMISHLQSSANSAVELMEKSVVEAAEGVELVTNAGSELDGIVSQVNQINDMNFQIATAAGQQSSVAEEMSVNLTNVRELVEASVVVVGELLETSQLMESNAQELDGKIKQFKV from the coding sequence ATGACTAAACTGTCATTCAAGCCGTGGGAAAGGATAATCTCTGACGTTCGTCTCGTTCCGAAAATGATCATGCTAATGGTATTCAGCACTGTTTTGATCATTTCGAAACAGCTATGGGACGCAAGTACGTTTTACGATTCATTGCTTGCTGTAACGAATAATGCTCAAGTTGCACAACAGCATTATGAGACTTACCTAGTTCAAGTGGCTTGGCAAACAGCCTTAATGATCGTTGTTTTTGTGGTTCTTCTATTAGCGGCAGCTCGCGTGATGTTGCGTCAAACTCAATATCTTAACGACGCTATTAAAACTATGGCCGATAAAAACTTATCGGTGCCTATTCAAATGGACTGTAAAGATGAATACGGTGATGTGGCACGTGAGCTTGAGAAAACACGTGTTCAGTTGCATGACATGGTTAAAGCTCAGATTGCGTCTTCAGATGAGCTGTTTGCTCTGACAGAAGTAATGACCATCAGTATGTCGGAAACCAAAGATTCGGCTCAAGAAGAGTTCAATGAGATCGATCAGCTTGCGACAGCGATGAGTGAGATGACATCGACAGTCCAAACAGTAGCTGAGCATGCGCAAAACGCTTCATCTTTGACTGAGCAGGCTTCAGGTCAGGCTCTTACTGGCCAGAAATTTGTCCAAGGCTCTGTTTCTAAGATGAGTGAGTTGTCTTCAGACATCGCAGCCTCTGCTGCGGCAGTAAACCAAGTTGAAGAGCGTGTTGACTCAATTGGTAGCGTTGTTGGTACTATCCAAGGCATTTCAGAACAAACCAACTTACTGGCATTGAACGCAGCGATTGAAGCGGCGCGTGCGGGTGAGGCGGGTCGTGGTTTTGCCGTGGTTGCTGATGAGGTTCGTAACCTTGCACAGCGCACTCAGCAAGCGACGGTAGAAATTCAAGACATGATCAGTCATCTACAAAGCAGTGCAAATTCTGCGGTAGAGCTGATGGAAAAAAGTGTGGTGGAAGCGGCTGAAGGCGTTGAACTTGTTACCAATGCAGGCTCGGAGCTTGATGGTATCGTAAGCCAAGTAAACCAAATCAATGATATGAATTTCCAGATCGCGACGGCTGCGGGTCAGCAAAGTAGTGTCGCTGAAGAGATGAGTGTCAACCTAACCAATGTTCGGGAGCTCGTTGAAGCGTCTGTTGTGGTGGTTGGTGAACTTCTTGAGACTTCTCAGCTTATGGAAAGCAACGCACAAGAACTTGACGGTAAGATTAAGCAGTTTAAGGTTTAA